The genome window TTCCCAACCAAAGCACATccaatttattttgtaatttctaATGTAACAAGTGTGATTTTGCTTACAGACAAGGCAATACAGGGTTGGTCAACTGTCTGGCATAGAGTGGAATCTTCCCCAAGAAGTGACAGGCAGTCTCAGAGCTTCCATTCACAGATTAATTTCTGAACAGTGTCCAATCCCAGATACTTCAAAGATGCCCAAGAATCAGCAGCAGAGACCGCAACACATCATAAAAGGAACAGCTCCCTTGCCTTCATTTGATGTTTATTCCTGCCCTGGAGGCTGGTGAGTTTGACTCTCAGACAAATCATGTAAAACACTGAGATGAATATTTTCTTACATGTGTACTTTTGTGTCCTCAAATTGCCATTAAATGTGACCTTgagatttaaatttaaagagTCTCTCAGGCCAccatggcctcaagctgtgccagtgaTGGCTCAAGCTGGACAGCAGAACGAATTTCCTCACAGAATGGGTAATTAGACATTGGATTGGGCTGCCCAGCaaggtgatggagtcaccatccctgggggtgtttaactTGGACGTGACAGGCAGTGCCTTTTAGTTACAAGGTGGATATCAGTCAAAGATAGTAGTCAATGATGTCAGAGGCCTATTCCAActtcaatgattctgtgatcctgtaaAACACACTTTACCATCACTGTAGCCATAGGGGGATCCCCAGTGAACCTACATGAAAACACCAAGAAACTCCTGCACTGTGACTTTAGGGCTGTTTTCTGAGTCAGTGTTGAAGGCTCCAAGGATCTGAGCCTGCCTGCCTGTCTGGGGTGGTTGAAAActgctctttgttttttctaaagCCAAGCTAGCGGCAATGTTCCTGCCTGGATGCACTAAGAATTCATTCACTTGTCATCCCCAAGCAGAACAAACCCCACACTTTTGCAAAGCTCACTGTAACAGCAGCATGAAGAACACGGTTATATCATTGTAAATGACCTACCTGTGACCTAATGCATTTATGAAGAGAACAGGAGAGCCCTCCTGGTGTGCCTGTGGAAGCACCTTCAGGACTTCTTCAAGAAAGTGGTGGGTAGTGAGTGTTAATCATCTCTTCTGGTGGGCGAGGGGATTTTGGAAAGAAGAGGGAGGTACGTGGGACCGGTGGGAGCTACAGGGAATGGCTAAACCAGGCCCCCGAGCCTGCTCCGCAGGAAAGCCtgccccttctccagctgcctttCCTTGTCCTCCAGCCGCTGCAGCCCCTGGTTCCGGCGGAACTCGCGGCGGATGGAGGCCAGGTAGAAATCCCGGTCGGTGTAGCGCAGGCCGCGGCCGCGGCGCAGCAGAGCCCGGTACAGAGTCAGCACCGCCTCCCGGGACCACGCGGCCATGGGGGACAGCTGTGCGGTGCGGGCGGGCGACCGGCAGAGGAGTGACCGAGGGCGGGATCCGGGTCAGCTTCTCCCTCCCCGAGGGACCCGCCGGCCGCCGCTCGGTGGCGGGCCCCGCTCGGTGCCGGGGCCGCCTGTCCAACGGCGCGGGGTAACGGCCGGTCcggggcgcgggcgggcgcgggggccGCTGCAGCCCCGCGGGAGGAGCGTGGCCGCCCCGCTCTCACCGGGCTGCGCGCGGGGCCGCTCCGGGCCGCTCCCGGGGTCACCCGGTAGCGCCGCGCTTCCGCTTCCGGGCCGCGCCCCCGCGCCCGCCAATGGCAGCGCCGGCACCGCGGGCAGCGAGCCGCGCGGGCCTGAGgtggcggcggcgcggcgctACCGCCCCCTGGCGGCCGGGAGGGAGGGGAGCGGCCCGCGCCCGGCCCACCCCAGCAGCCCGGGATGCTCCGGCCGGGAAGGGCCCCGGCAGCCCGGGCTTCCGCTGCCCGGGGCTCCGTGTGCCGTGTGGGGCTCCCGCCGCCCGGGGCTCCGTGTGCCATGTGGGGCTCCGTGTGCCGTGTGGGGCTCCGTGTGCCGTGTGGGGCTCCCGCCGTCTGGGGCTCCATGTGCCGTGTGGGGGGTCCGTGCGCCGTGTGGGGCTCCGTGTGCCGCAACATAGCGCGCTGGCCAGAGAGGCAGCGTCTGCTGTGCGCCACGGTCACGAAGCGCGGATTCCGTGAAGTTGGAGAAGAGCTCTGAGGGCAGGGAGTCCAGGCTCTGGCTGAACAACACCTTGTCAACCTCATcatggcacccagtgccacgtccagtctttccttaaacacctccgggacggtgactccaccaGCTCCCTAGCAGCCCATCCCTAATGTCTAATGGCCCTTTCTGCAAAGGAATTCCCcctaatgtccaacctgaccCTTCCCTGGAAGAGAGCAGTCCATCAATGCTGCCTCTCAAGGTACTTCTGACTTCTGGGATGCTTTTTACAAACTAACTTATCAAAttcaagctgcttttctttatcTCCAAGGAACCCCCCGAGACCAGGGCTTGGTCTGGAAGCCTCAAGGCTCTAGGAGAAGGGCAGTAGCTGGCAGCCCCTCTGGGATCTGCCTAAGCTGATGGAAAGAGACTCTCAAAGCCAGAACTTTTTGCTCTACTGTCCAGGTGTAAATCCCACTTTTCCATTCTCACCTTCTCTACTGTGAAGCATCTCTGGGGCATATATATTTCTCCTTAgccatctcctcctccccaggtCCTACctaaatataaaacataatgTGCTGTGCCTCCCCTGGAAGGGAGGGTGAGAGAAGGAGCAAATGGTGTGTAACAGAGGAGAGCCACATCACTTCACACAATTCTCAGCGACACCAGATATGACAGTGATAGAActaaacaggaagaaaaacagaagctCTGGACTGGCTCACTCCGTGCCAATCTCCTCTTGttcatttcctttctgagaTAAACAACCCCAATCATTTTGATCTCTCTGTGAGCGAATTTGCCATGCCCCTAATCAGCCCTTTCTGAGAAGGGCTTACTTGAACTGCAGACAGTATTCCCAGAGAGGCCGTGCTAGTAATTTACATAATAGCATTATCATATTTTCCATATTAttccctccttcttccttctgcatGCTAATATTTtgcatgtgcttttttttttttaacttgcagCTACTTTCATAGCCAGGGTTTGTGTGACATCCATATTATTTCTTGGATTGCTAGAGAACATCTGGAGCTTTGTAATTCTTATGTGCaatttgttttccctcttctgACCTTGCACATACCCAGTTGATCCTTGGCAAATATGTGGTGTTCCCCATTTGCCACATTTGCATTTTACTGAGTCCTTTTTGATCTCCTCAAGAGTCAATAGCTTTGAgtcaacttttaaaaatgttcgGTATATTGCTCATCTTTATTTCCAGATCACCAGTTCATATACTGGGCTATCCAAGACCTCGGAGGCagcattcacattcccttctcTTAACCTGCTGCCAGAATGAAAATTGATCTTTGACCCCTCCTCCCAGCTTCCTGCCTCCTGCTTGGGTTGTTAATCCTCAGAAATACTTCCCTTCTCACAAGCAGGCTCTGTCACCCCTGGGCAGGTGTGCTGATCAGCCCAGTCCCCAAAATTCTCAAGTCTGGATCAAAACTTGAGCAGCCATATGTGGCAAACCCCTGGTGTACTATTGATGGGATCTGCCAGGTCAGGCAGAGCAGTGATggatttccctgctgccctcctgccacGGCAGCCAAGGAGTGCCACCTCCACAAGTGCccgtccccagcccagccccttgGGTTGTGCCTCTTTTGGTGTTTCTCTCTGTTCTTTCCCCcaggctggctgccagctcccgGGCCCCTCGCCAGCAGCTGCGTGTGTGCATTGAGAGCTCCCCCACCCACCCTGTGCAGTGTGACCAagtgccccagcccctgtgggATGTCACTCGCTGTGCCCGCTGCCCCACTGGGGCTGCCCACGCCCTCAACCTGCCCCTTCTCCCTTGCAAAGAGGAATAAGACTAAGGcatcccctcctgtccctcgCCTCCTTGGGGGTCTCTGGAGCTGCCACTCCTCTGCTGGTCTTCTCATGCTTGCAGCCAGTCCTCCCACTCAGGCAGCCACTGCCACAGGCTTTGATGGCCACTAAAAACAGCAAATGGCTGCCCCTGAGCCCAGCTTGCAGCCTCTGTTCCTGGGAGCCAGGTGCCATGTCCAGGGCTTCCCACCACCTATTCTGCAAGGGCAGCACCATTCCCAACCAGGGAGACATCCCTGTGCTTCCTGTCACCAGCCAGTAAACcctccatgggcagcagggaggtgaaTGTGAGCCTCAGAGCTGCAAATGGCATCTTGGAGGGGCTGTGAAAGGATGGGAAGCAAACTCTGCTTGGAAGCAGAAGGCTGGTCTCTTagaggagccagagagaagttCTAAAATATGAGGGGGAAGACGGATAGTGACCCACCAATGGTATCTGAGCTTGAACGTAACATCTTTAGTATCTTCTAGTAAATGGACCTTGTAGGAGGCCTTTTGGCAGTCTCAGCCCCGTTCAACAGCTCTCTTTAATTGCAGCTCTGTTTCTTTACTTTCCTTGAGCAGTTGCAAGGATTAATGGCATTTGAGatcctgctctccagctgtgaCAAGCCAAGAGGGGCGGAGGCCCAAGGGTGGCACTTGTGGCTTCATTCCCTGAAGCCCCAGCAGCTTTGATGCTGAGTGCATGTGGGAAGACAGATGGTGAGGGAGGAGAGACCACTGGTACAAAGCCACCTTTCAAGGAGCATCTCTGATTTAGAGCTGAAACCCACATTGTAGTAGAGACAGTAAATATCTGATCTGGGAAGCCATGCTCAGGCTGTGTTTTTGACagggggaagaaggggaaggtcccagccttgctgcagctgtAGTGGGGCTTTTCAGACCCCCAGCcttccatccctgcagtgcagggGGCTGCAAACACCATCAGCAGTGAGTGGTCTCCTGTGTgaaacagagctgctgtccccatgaGGGACTGCACTGACAGCCACTGAGGAGGCTCAGTTTTATTACCTAACACACTGAAATTGCTTTTGTAGTACTTTTACAATTGGTCTGTGCCCACCTTCACTCCCAGCACGACTCGTGTTTCTTCAAACAAATTTCTCCATGGCTGAGTTTGTTGGGAACTTTTCTCATTATTCCCTGACTGGTAAGATTCCATCCCCCGGCCTCCCCCTCCTCATTTTTCACTTTGCACCAGCTGCATGCTGCAGGAGGTTTAAAGAGCCATTCAGAGACCCTGCTTTTGTGAGTGCTGTTGTCCTTGCAGTCTTGCATCCCTACAGCAGCCCCTGTTTTCTGCAGGGGAAGTgtcagcagaaagcagagggcTTGCAGCTGGTGGTACCACctgcctgagctgagctgcacatGCTGACCTCAGGCTTTCTTGTGCTCCTTcacctgctgtgtgctgggatgAGGCACTCTCAGCGTGAACATGGGATTTTGGTTTGTGTACGGGTATCCTGGACTCCAGCATCAGGTATGGTTTGGTCCCATGTACATACAGACCACCTGAGAAGGGCATGGCTGCTctatctttctgcttctcttctttttctaagCAAAGGCACCAATTGCACACCTTGCCTAAGTAAGTCACAGGCCcttagatttatttttgttccatttatctggttttggttttgctgtggtCTGACATTCACTTCTGGGTAACAGTTTGagataaaagctttaaaaacactGCGAAGCAAAAGGAAGTGGGTAGATGTTTTCtacattcttttatttttgtgtgtatgcCTGGTTCTTAGTAAGTgtctgaggggggaaaaaaaatatataactgATGATTTGTTGCTCTCTCTTTGGAAAAAGTCCAGATTGTAGAACAGGGCTAAAATGCCAGGAAAGAGTTTGCTGCATAGAGGCAGGcttatgttattttattttatgcattcCTTGGATAacatattttctctcatttcagaTCCTGGAGAAGTCATTTTAGATCTTTATTCAATACAGCTTATTTGCTCTTCTTCTcagttttccttatttttagaAAGGTGAAGTGTGTTCCCAAATTAAATCGTTGCTGGGATGGACTTCAGCCAAGAGGATCCATTGTTCAAGCCATAAGGCATAGGAAACACAAGAGTAAAACAATGGAGTTTTATATTGTGTTTCATTTGGCAGGGTGAGGAGAGATATGGCCTTGAAAGATTTGTATTCTTACATAGCTGTAATATACTTTAAAAGACAGTAAGGACTATTTTCACTTCTCactttgcttaaaaaaaataagcacacacagaaatgctgaaaatgttGGGATTGCCAGATGCTCCTTAGTTCCAAGTAAAGGTTCATGTCTGGGGATCTCAGAGATGCTTACAGTAATGTCCCAAACATTAGCTGAAGAGGGCtgatccttttcctttttgctgaTATGCTTGTCCCTGCCGCAGCTTCAAAGGCAGAgcttgcagcagcctggccccAAGCCAGGCTCCTCAACCAAGCATCCATGGGTTATATTCCTTATGTCAGCTTCTCACTCCAGCGATCCGGAGCCCCTCCTCTAGATGGGACAGTTTTGCAGTGACAGAGCGAAGCCCTGCAAAGCTCACGGCCCAGTGAAGGTTTGCCTTCAGCATGCCCAGGAGCCTCAGgaacacacagcactgccaggaagCAGAACGTGCCTCCCCTCTGCCATGGCCGTGGCCAAATCCTGTCCGTGGCAGTGCTCTGGAAAGCAGGGCagccagtgcctgcagctgtgagcaTGAAGCCATTTGCTGGTGACGctctctggggctggggtgactctccctggctgctccacgGGCTGCCTGCCAGCCAGCTGAGACCTCACCGCTTCCCCAGCTGAGCCGCTAAAGCAGCGAGATTTAGAAGCATAATATAAAATTGGATTAATACTTGAAAATTAACTGTCCCTGCTAAGCAGCACATTAAAACGTGTCctcacacagggaaaaaacGTATCccagcaacaaaaacaaacagctgGCAAAATGGGGTCTGGTATCCCCCTTCCAGCTTTCTGAAAGGTGTCTTAAGTTTATAATGAAGTCACTTTGTTTCCAAGCACCCTGGTGTTTGGAAACAGCATGTCTATCCCTTTATCAGCTCACCTGATAGGCATCAATTAGGAATCAGCTGGAGCCAACCCCTGCATGAGagggtccctcccagcctccccacCGAGCAGTGTTGCACAATGCCCAGGATGAGCACCAGACATCCATGACAAAGAGCAAGAGCTTGGGAGAAACCACTGACTTCCAGGCAggtcacccagagctgctccaggatccATCAGCCCATCTAACACCTGCTGGGTTACTGAAATCCTGCAAAACACGCAGGATTGCTTGGCATCAGATGGCTTGCAGGCTCCTGATTCCATATGGTGCTTAAGGCTCTGTATCCATACGCAGGATGCACGCTGCATTGGTGTGTTGAGGGACCCTCTGACACGGTAAATGGGGTTGTGGTGGGGCCACGTGctccccactgctcctgcaAAGGAATGTCTCCACCCCAGACTGGTTTGTCCAAGAGTCAACCCCTCTTGCTCACAGAGGCACTTGaagctcctgcagcagaagctcatgctttccaggaaaaaaggtcttttaaaatcttacaagaaacaaaaaagaaatgtcatttatgttactttttaaaataatatgtgTCAGAAAGGATTTTGTGTTAGAGGCAAGAAAAATAACATGGGAGAACCTTTGACCTagtcaaagtaattttttaaactgtctCACTAAGTTGCCATCGGTCTGTGCTTACAGGCTTATACTTCCCCTcttgaaaaattgaaatttcaAGCATGCTGGTCATCAACTATTTTTAGATTATCCCCTGTTCAGGCACAAAAATACAGTAATCACTAAGAATGCTAAAAATTCTATGTAGAAAATTTTAATTGCTAATTTTTAATGGCAGGTTTCTTTCACGCCCTTTGTTCCagagagggaagcagcagaattgCATTCAGCAATGCACAACACAAGCCTCTAGTTTGATGAGACCCTTCcacaaaaggagaattgagaacATTAGACTGGTATGGATGAATGAAAGACGAGGGAATTCACTGGAGCGAATAATCATGAGGAAAATAATCTATAATGCTTACAGTCACTATCTCTAAATGTAATCAGGAATGAACCTGAAGCATAAGACActttaaaaggtaaaaaattaaatagctgTAGGTGGCACATGAGCTTTCAAAAGGCCCTTGCCAAAAGCACTGCAGAGGCCAGATGGTTAGGAGGATTCAGAGCAGGACCAGCTTTGGTACCAAGTAATGGGAACAGCCAAAACTACAGCAGacaggtttaaaaataaaccaaaacaaggaGGTCATGTTCTCTCATGCACCATGCCAAAAGTCAGCCACCAGAGAGGCATTTCTGCACTGGGAGGTTTAATTTGGGGCTCTGGGGCTTCCAGGGCTTTACTTGGAAAAATGGATGCATCCAAAGGAGCAAAGATGGTGTCAAGGGACCATTTTATGAGATGGTTCCCACGTCCACCAGCTCTTCTGAGAGCCACGAGCAGCCATTGTTTCCCACTCATGTGCCTTTACATGTTCACACTCACCTAACATGCAGATTAGCTCTGACAGGGGCCAACAAAATCAGGAATCAGTCCCCACACCAGCCAGATCCTCTTCCATCTCCCTTTTTGGGAACAGTGTTCTGCCAAGATAGGAAGCTCCCTCACCCCATTTTCCAAGCAGCCCCCTTGGCCAGGCAGTCAGAAATAAAAGTTGTCACACACATCTTGGTTTCTTTTCATactttgtaaattttttttaattttttattattatctccTCCTTTTAAGCATCCCTTTAAGGGTGAAATGAAATCCAACcatttacagagaaaatgatTTCAGAATGTACATTTGATTTATCCTTACAAAAAGTTCATTATTACTTGCTGTTTATAAATTACAGAGTTGAAAGGAGCTTTGCAGatgctcttatttttttcttttctttttagtttttggCAAGTCCACGCATTCTTTTTCCAAAGCAGGGtgtcctggagcccctccaggagCAACACCAGCAGTAGGTCCAGATGGACCCCAGGctcagaagtgctgctggaCCACCTCCAGGATGATACTGCATCATCATCcgcacaggcaggaaaaaacagCTGTTTGAATTCTTGGAGTATTTCAGATCCCTTCTTAATCCATTACCTGTAGTGCCCAAAGCTTTGAAACATCAGTGTATTGCATTAGAAACAGTTCTTCTTTCTCAATGCTGGATctgagcccctcctgccacTCCCTTaccctcctgctccccttcccttcccgtAACAGGAGTTTGTCCAATGTCTCAGAAATCAGGGGATTAGGGTGGGTAGGGAGAACACAATGATGGAGGGATACAGGATCCATTCTCCCACTCACTTCCCTCCTTTCTCACCAAGGTTAGAGGTCAGTGAAGCCAGGACGAGCCgtcccttccctctccaccACCAGTGTTCACCCATGGAACCAGGAGTGACCCTGGACAGCATCTTCACAGTGCAGAGGCATAGCAGCCGCAGAGattgccagcaggagctgggacacagggacacagccccagggacactgAGGAGGGGAAGAGACACCCTCCCACAAGGAAAcagcaaggcaggcagagggGAATGAACACCCAATTCTGCTCTGACACTCTCCCTCCGTGCCAGCTGGGTTTCCTTGTTCACCTGTCACAGAGACACAGAGTAGGTTggcctgggcagcacaagcacaacacctcagcaggacacagggatCAGAGAAAGCAACAGCAAGAGTGTTTTTGAGCATGTCATCCTCCATACCAACCACAGGCACAAAGTCACCATGTCTTTTCTGTCACTTGGGTGTGGCATTACCCCCAGATGGGCAAATGGGTCTAACCTGCCCTACTCCCTCTGCTTCAGcaagctcagcagctgcaggtgcacCAAAGCCCAcgtccttcctttcccttgggGCAAAAGAGGAAGAGGCACTCTCCAGTCCAAAGCCATGCATAGGCACACAGTCTCTTCCTAGGTGGGAAGCAccaagacagacagaaagaagtGCAAGGCTTGAGTGTGCCACACACTGCTTCACCTATTTCCTGGCCCCACTGTTTACCAATTTGAAGGTAAAAAAGGCTTTGGGAATGAAAAAGCACAAGGCTGAAGagggctgcaggaaaaggcTGGTGATGTATTCCCTCCATCCACTGGACAGTTTGGTCCAAGAGAGACAGCAGGATTCACTGCCCACTGCCCCCATGGGCTGCAACGACCCACAGACATCAGGCTCTGGTAGTCTGAGCCCAGCTCCACCTCAGTGCCAGGACAAGGTTCTTGGTCTTTCCCTTCTCAAATCTCAGAACCTGCTTCAGATAAAATGAAGGAGCTTCAGTGCTCACTCAGAGTCCAGCACTGGGAAACAAGGATCTGACACAAACCTGCCCCCTGCTTTGCCTCTCACTacctcacacacacacttacTTTTGACTTCCCTCTTGTGGCAGCTGTCTGGAGGGGTGGCTGTCCCacctggagctggctgcagaggtcccagcaggcagcacaggcaagGCCGAGCAGAGGGCAAGCCACCACCTTGGAAAACCACTGTGTGAAAGCCAGCTTAGTAGTGTCTGTTCCCTCCAGGGACAGGAAGGAAGATTTTTAATGACAAGCACTCTAGCTCCCTAAGGATAATAAACACAGAGTTAGCCAGACAAATTAGACAAACATTGACTGGTTTGGCCTTAAATCAAAAAATGCTTAAACAATTCTTGAGAAAGAGAAACAATAAAGAATGCATTTCATCTCTAAAGCCCCTTCCTCCCACTACAACAGAAGTCTGGTTTCAATTTAATTTCCTAAGAATAAGGAAGTGAGTAAGTCCAGgagacaggcagggcaggagttCTGCTCAAGAGCCCCAGCATTCCTTTTCCAGCAATACCTTCTTCTCCAGCCCAAGGGAGCAGAAGGGAGAGATAAAtcagagagagaagaggagaaTGATGGAGCAAATAATGGAGGAGGGAAAGCAACAGGCTGTAATTCAGGAATGGGAGAAGCAGATACTGCAGCTGTGGGCTTACTAAACTCCCAAGAGACAAAGGCCACACCTCAACACTGAAAACATGACTGCTGTGCACTAAAAATCCCCAAGGATGTCCATGCATGGGAAGGGATATCAGAGGAAAGGCTGCTCCCACTGTGGGAGATAAggaggtgcagccccagcacacgtgaacttcagctcctgctcaagtggggctctggtgctgccaaAGCACCCACGCAGAGCCTGGCTTGTCTTTCTCCTCTGTCTCCAGCAAAGCCTGGCAATGACCTTGTGTTATCATCACTGAGacaaagcaaagccaaaagGTCCAAGAGCAGACCTCAGGCTCCCTCCTCAgagtaaaaatgagaaatggctTCTTCCTTCCatactgtgctgctgctgaattgcACAACCCAACAcacctgctctcctccagctgtccctggggaaAGCCTCTTCTCCCTGTGCTACATCCTCAGTGCTGTGGCTTTCATCCTGCTCAATATAGGCTCCTCCTTTCTCAGCTGGGACCCCACTTCTCTACCATCTCTCTATACCTAAGACCTCCACACAGTTGCTCAGCACCAGAACCCCATCACTGTGTCAGGAGTTCCTCCTGCTACATCAATCAGTCTGGACTTAAAGCCACAACTTCCCTTTGGGGGAAAAGCATTCTCCTAGCAAAGTTTGTCTCTCTACCCAGTTCCCAAAGGGGCTTCTCTGCCTGTGGGGAAGGCACAACAGAACTGAGAACAGTGATTTTAAAGAGAccaaaaatggaacaaaaaagAGGTTCCTTCAGTTCTCCTAAGGAAGCATTACGGCACACAACATGAGGAAGGAGCTAAGGTGAACTGCATCTCCATTTGATCAGAAAAAGACATTCATCTTCTTTTTATTGCAGTCTCTGCCTTATTAGGCAAGTAAGTTGGCTTTGTTGACAATTTTCTCTTCTCTAGAGAGGGAActaggaagggaaaaaagagagagacatAGGTAGGAATGAAGCACAAGAGTGGCACATGCTGGGCAACACAGGACCATGGAACCCTGATGGAGTTAAGGGCAATGAAAACCCTCCTGCTTTAGAACAGCTGGCCAGAAGGGCCACACTTCTTTGTGCCAACGCCTTCCTCTTTATCCTGCTCGGAACATGAGTCAGTCTTTCCACTGGAAGGCTAAGAGAGCAAGTTCATTATGATTTTCACCCTCTGCCCACTACGACCCaggctctgggcaccctgtcaAGCCATCTGCTAAGGAAGGGTGGTGGTAAGGGTGGAGACAAGAATCTGCCTCCTCAGTGAGCTCAACAACCCAATACAACAGCAGGCAAGGTCTTCACTGCCCATGCCTGAGCAGACACCAGCCCAACCAGCTGCAACTAGCACACTCCTGagccccttctcctctccatgGTCTTGTCTGCATGGCCCAGGCTGCAGATGTGGGCTGCACACACTCTCGATTGCACCGTGGTCCCCAAACAGCCTCTTGGCCCCAGGAAGAATTGGCCCTGGCTTGTTTCTTCAAGAGCCCCCTCACACCCTAAGGGCAGACAGATGGACCCCGTGCCTTGACAGGCTTTGTTTGTGCACAACAATCAGAATTTTGCCCTTCCTCTACTCCCTTTTATTACTCTGTGGTAAGAAGGAGTAACCAGCATGTGtaagcagcagccctgcaagaGGCATAGCCTGTGGGGCTCTAGAGCCCCAGAGAGTCGTGCAACAGTCCCACAATTGGCTATGCAGAGCCAATGCTATCCCTGGTCCTCTTCTATGAATTGCCCAAGAAATCAGCCATGCCAACACTGAGATCACAGTTTCTGGATCCCACCATTTTCTGCAAGCACACACAGCCAAGCCCCACTATGTCCTCCTCCCCCCCAGTACTGGTAATAAACACCCAGGTGCACACCAAACCCATGCATGTGAGCACTCATGCA of Molothrus ater isolate BHLD 08-10-18 breed brown headed cowbird chromosome 5, BPBGC_Mater_1.1, whole genome shotgun sequence contains these proteins:
- the LOC129046703 gene encoding MIEF1 upstream open reading frame protein: MAAWSREAVLTLYRALLRRGRGLRYTDRDFYLASIRREFRRNQGLQRLEDKERQLEKGQAFLRSRLGGLV